Proteins from a single region of Trichoderma asperellum chromosome 3, complete sequence:
- a CDS encoding uncharacterized protein (EggNog:ENOG41~SECRETED:SignalP(1-16)~antiSMASH:Cluster_3.6) — protein sequence MKIFYISSFLAGLTSAATTTLGSIYYEQWFNSDCSGQAFLTGSLTDGFCTVFENFPGESILLTQTTPCPAGTSPQITVSTTNDCDSQPDWTFDTIGHCIEVSIQPQAIHLNCV from the exons ATGAAG ATCTTTTATATTTCCTCATTTCTTGCCGGGCTCACTTCCGCGGCCACCACGACATTAGGCAGTATCTACTACGAACAGTGGTTTAACTCTGACTGCAGCGGCCAAGCATTTCTTACAGGTTCTCTGACCGATGGATTCTGTACCGTCTTTGAGAATTTCCCCGGCGAAAGCATTTTGTTAACTCAGACAACCCCTTGTCCTGCCGGCACGTCGCCACAGATTACAGTTTCCACGACCAATGACTGCGATAGTCAGCCTGACTGGACGTTTGACACCATAGGACACTGTATTGAAGTCTCTATCCAGCCACAGGCAATCCATCTGAATTGCGTCTGA
- a CDS encoding uncharacterized protein (antiSMASH:Cluster_3.6) has protein sequence MGDAAKCPVNHINVAGGGTKNRDWWPESLKLNILRQHTNVTNPLGDDFDYAAAFKTLDYEAVKKDLTALMTDSQDWWPADFGHYGGLFIRLAWHSAGTYRVFDGRGGGGQGQQRFAPLNSWPDNVSLDKARRLLWPIKAKYGNRLSWADLIILSGNVALESMGFKTIGFAGGRSDTWEADEAAYWGGETTWLGNDVRYAHGFAGTTKEHGVVDSDEKRHDSKDIHSRDLESPLAAVHMGLIYVNPEGPDASADIIAAARDIRTTFARMAMNDEETVALIAGGHTFGKTHGAGPSSNVGPEPAAAPLENQGLGWASTFGSGKGGDTITSGLEVTWTKTPTRWSNQFFEYLFKYEWELTKSPAGAKQWVAKNAEPFIPHAFDPNKKQLPTMLTTDLSLRFDPAYEKISRRFLEHPDQFADAFAKAWFKLTHRDMGPISRYVGPEIPKEQFPWQDPIPAVNYTLVNDSDVAALKKEILASGVTPSKLISTAWASASTFRGSDKRGGANGARIRLAPQKDWEANNPAQLAEVLQALEKIQQKFNSSSGGKKVSLADLIVLAGSAAIEKAAKDAGHDITVPFVPGRNDATQEQTDVDSVGYLQPVADGFRNYGKSTPRVKLEHFLVDKAHLLTLSVPELTVLIGGLRVLNTNYDGSTHGVFTSQPGVLTNDFFINLLDMGTVWKPNPSDSDLFEGSDRKSGAKKWTATRVDLVLGSHPELRAVAEVYGSSDSKQKFVKDFVAAWTKVVNLDRFDLPRESPLRPTSRL, from the exons ATGGGCGACGCCGCAAAGTGCCCCGTAAACCACATCAACGTCGCTGGTGGTGGAACTAAGAACCGTGACTGGTGGCCTGAATCACTCAAGCTTAACATTCTTCGTCAGCACACAAATGTAACCAACCCTCTGGGAGATGATTTCGACTATGCGGCCGCTTTCAAGACCCTTGATTATGAAGCCGTTAAGAAGGACCTGACGGCCCTCATGACCGACTCTCAGGACTGGTGGCCTGCTGACTTTGGTCACTATGGAGGTCTGTTTATTCGTCTGGCTTGGCATAGTGCCGGCACATATCGTGTCTTTGACGGACGTGGCGGAGGTGGACAG GGCCAACAACGATTCGCACCTCTCAACAGCTGGCCCGACAACGTGAGCTTGGACAAGGCTCGACGTCTTCTTTGGCCTATCAAGGCAAAGTATGGCAACAGGCTTTCATGGGCTGATCTCATCATCCTGTCCGGCAATGTGGCCCTCGAATCTATGGGGTTCAAGACCATAGGTTTCGCAGGTGGCCGTTCCGACACTTGGGAAGCTGACGAGGCTGCCTACTGGGGTGGCGAAACTACGTGGCTGGGCAACGACGTGCGATATGCCCACGGTTTTGCAGGTACTACCAAAGAGCACGGTGTCGTCGACTCCGACGAGAAGAGGCACGACAGCAAAGATATCCACTCTCGCGATCTTGAGTCTCCCCTAGCAGCG GTACACATGGGTCTTATTTATGTGAACCCAGAGGGTCCCGATGCCAGTGCTGATATTATTGCGGCGGCTCGGGACATCCGCACCACTTTTGCTCGTATGGCGATGAACGATGAAGAGACAGTAGCTTTGATTGCTGGTGGTCACACTTTCGGTAAAACCCATGGCGCAGGTCCTTCAAGCAATGTAGGCCCTGAACCTGCGGCCGCACCTCTTGAGAACCAAGGCCTTGGCTGGGCCAGCACTTTTGGTTCTGGAAAGGGCGGGGATACCATCACCAGTGGCCTTGAGGTGACTTGGACCAAGACACCGACCAGATGGAGCAACCAGTTCTTCGAATATCTCTTCAAGTACGAGTGGGAACTCACCAAGAGCCCTGCCGGTGCGAAGCAATGGGTGGCGAAGAATGCTGAGCCGTTTATTCCCCACGCTTTCGATCCTaacaagaagcagctgcCTACTATGCTGACCACGGACTTGTCGCTGCGTTTTGACCCTGCTTACGAGAAGATCTCTCGTCGTTTCTTGGAACATCCCGATCAGTTCGCTGATGCGTTTGCCAAGGCTTGGTTCAAGCTCACACACCGTGACATGGGACCAATCAGCCGATACGTGGGCCCCGAAATCCCCAAGGAACAGTTCCCCTGGCAGGACCCCATCCCCGCTGTCAACTACACTCTGGTCAACGACAGTGATGTCGCTGCTCTTAAGAAGGAAATCTTGGCATCTGGAGTTACCCCATCCAAGCTAATCTCCACTGCCTGGGCATCTGCTTCAACCTTCCGCGGTAGCGATAAGCGAGGTGGCGCCAACGGTGCTCGTATTCGCTTGGCACCACAGAAGGACTGGGAGGCCAACAACCCTGCTCAGTTGGCTGAGGTTCTGCAGGCACTAGAGAAGATTCAGCAGAAGTTCAACAGCTCGAGTGGTGGCAAGAAGGTGTCTCTCGCTGACCTGATCGTCCTCGCGGGATCTGCGGCTATTgagaaggctgccaaggaTGCTGGACACGATATCACTGTTCCATTCGTTCCTGGCCGCAATGATGCCACTCAAGAGCAGACTGATGTTGATTCGGTTGGCTATCTCCAGCCTGTCGCAGATGGTTTCCGTAACTACGGCAAGTCAACACCAAGAGTCAAGCTGGAGCACTTCTTGGTCGACAAGGCCCACCTTCTCACTCTCTCAGTGCCCGAGCTGACTGTTCTCATCGGTGGTCTCCGTGTGCTGAACACAAACTACGACGGGTCAACTCACGGCGTTTTCACCAGCCAGCCTGGTGTTCTCACCAAcgacttttttattaacctcCTGGATATGGGAACTGTCTGGAAGCCCAACCCCTCTGATAGTGATCTCTTTGAGGGCAGTGACCGCAAGAGTGGTGCCAAGAAGTGGACTGCAACTCGTGTTGACTTGGTTCTCGGTTCTCACCCTGAGCTGCGGGCTGTTGCGGAAGTGTACGGCAGCTCCGATTCTAAGCAGAAGTTTGTGAAAGACTTCGTGGCTGCTTGGACAAAGGTTGTGAATCTAGATCGCTTTGATCTCCCACGGGAGTCTCCCTTAAGGCCAACTAGCCGCTTGTAA
- a CDS encoding uncharacterized protein (antiSMASH:Cluster_3.6): MTLPTFLEPATVTSYIISILEASDHTPYIGEPISQLQHSLQCASLATEASPPVDEATQVAALLHDIGQFAPAEDLLALARLPIQNLGDAPTTQSVGRVGHETLGARLLLSLGFSDKVSRLVESHVAAKRYLCAVDESYNDVLSEASKRSLFYQGGPMSAEEVKEFSSGPWCQEMCQLRRWDDEAKVEGLTVRSLESWREVIQRQIERK; encoded by the coding sequence ATGACTCTCCCTACATTCCTCGAGCCAGCGACAGTAACTTCCTACATAATATCCATTCTCGAGGCCTCGGATCATACTCCTTATATCGGCGAGCCTATCTCTCAGCTTCAACATTCCTTGCAATGCGCCTCTCTGGCTACCGAAGCATCGCCGCCTGTAGATGAGGCTACGCAAGTGGCAGCACTGCTTCACGATATTGGTCAATTTGCTCCAGCAGAAGATCTTTTAGCTTTAGCAAGGCTCCCTATCCAGAATCTAGGAGATGCCCCAACCACACAAAGTGTTGGCCGTGTCGGCCATGAAACTCTAGGAGCTCGCCTCCTTCTCTCGTTGGGCTTCTCCGACAAAGTCTCCCGTCTGGTGGAATCCCACGTGGCAGCTAAACGGTACCTGTGCGCTGTAGACGAATCTTACAACGATGTCCTCTCAGAAGCCAGCAAAAGAAGCCTATTCTACCAAGGAGGTCCTATGTCTGCCGAGGAGGTGAAGGAATTTAGCTCTGGGCCCTGGTGCCAGGAGATGTGCCAGCTGAGGAGATGGGATGATGAAGCAAAGGTTGAAGGTCTCACTGTGAGGAGCCTAGAGAGCTGGAGAGAAGTCATTCAGAGGCAGATAGAGCGAAAATGA
- a CDS encoding uncharacterized protein (antiSMASH:Cluster_3.6): MLSSEQVAFFKANGYLVVRDILSDAETEDLQRWAQEVHDWTPTAESQFMPYEEINSRGETVLCRTENYADYHGGFNGLLRGKKLLGLLEELSGEPMNLFKEKINYKLAGSGGFAPHIDAVAYNHIKDVKHLTILLAVDKSNFNNGGLEVVDASHNMDIPLNVDDHCIAAEWVNAHEWKPVELEPGQLLIFTSYLAHRSGPNHSDENRKALYATYNLASEGDLHQEYYERRMKEWPATHMRKMGELYEDGALRYAFGSPMLSVDAGRQLAF, from the exons ATGTTGTCTTCAGAACAAGTTGCTTTTTTCAAGGCGAATGGATATCTCGTCGTTCGAGATATCCTGAGCGATGCCGAGACTGAAGATTTACAAAGATGGGCTCAAGAGGTTCATGACTGGACTCCAACTGCCGAGTCTCAGTTTATGCCATACGAG GAAATAAATTCTCGCGGTGAGACAGTTCTTTGCCGAACAGAAAATTATGCCGATTACCATGGAGGCTTCAACGGGCTCCTGCGAGGCAAAAAGCTCTTGGGATTATTGGAAGAACTTTCAGGGGAGCCGATGAATCTTTTCAAAGAGaagattaattataaactcgCCGGAAGCG GTGGATTTGCGCCTCATATCGATGCTGTGGCCTATAATCACATTAAAGATGTTAAGCATTTAACCATCTTACTTGCCGTGGATAAATCTAATTTCAACAATGGGGGGCTGGAAGTTGTTGATGCTAGCCATAATATGGATATTCCTCTAAATGTTGACGATCACTGCATCGCCGCCGAGTGGGTGAACGCTCATGAATGGAAGCCTGTTGAGCTGGAGCCTG GCCAGCTGCTCATCTTCACCTCATACTTGGCGCATCGTAGTGGGCCGAATCACAGCGACGAGAATCGCAAAGCACTCTATGCTACTTACAATCTTGCTAGTGAGGGCGACTTACACCAGGAATACTACGAGCGCCGAATGAAAGAGTGGCCTGCGACTCACATGCGTAAAATGGGAGAGCTGTATGAAGATGGAGCTTTGAGATATGCCTTTGGTTCGCCCATGCTGAGCGTTGATGCTGGCCGCCAATTGGCCTTTTAG
- a CDS encoding uncharacterized protein (EggNog:ENOG41~SMCOG1169:sugar transport protein~TransMembrane:10 (i43-66o86-105i112-133o139-160i181-210o216-237i272-293o305-325i337-370o433-453i)~antiSMASH:Cluster_3.6) encodes MDSKKSEVDEVTVSPILHPSNDTSKDAIAQPSTLSRISRISSIFMVLVGGLALFSDGYNAQVIGYMNPLFAELYPDAFTPTIKTRLSNAFLIGEVFGMLFFGWGIDRLGRRTGIVFATLFLIIGIVLATAAHGNSPTSMFWMMIIGRGVAGFGAGGEYPTCGTGSAEASDETAFVRRRRGMLVAVATDFAIDLGFVMAGVIVLIVLAAYHQHINDGVWRVSFGLGFVLPVGLLFFRLRLINSTQYRKHAIKSDIPYWLVIKRYWKPMLGTSLAWFMYDFVTYPFGIFGSTIIGTLNPNNTLVQNIGFGTVLNCFYLPGTLIGGLLMDKIGRKQTMALGFFLWSILAFIIGGALNPITSVFPLFVVLYGIFNTLGEMGPGVGTFLCGAESFPTPVRGHFLGFAAAVGKAGAAIGTQVFTPIQNSFSDPQKGVQGVFLIGAAFAMVGCLLTWFLVPDKEKDLESEDARFRAYLEENGYEGTFGESIDAEIKSSTFHI; translated from the exons ATGGACTCCAAGAAGTCAGAGGTCGACGAAGTGACCGTTTCGCCAATTCTTCACCCAAGCAATGACACTAGCAAAGATGCCATCGCTCAGCCAAGCACTCTTTCACGTATCAGTCGCATCTCGTCAATCTTCATGGTTCTCGTCGGTGGCTTAGCTCTATTTTCAGACGGCTACAATGCGCAGGTCATTGGATACATGAACCCTCTTTTCGCAGAGCTATATCCCGATGCATTCACTCCCACTATCAAGACCAGACTTTCCAATGCTTTTCTCATCGGCGAAGTGTTTGGAATGCTGTTTTTCGGATGGGGAATCGACAGGCTGGGTCGTCGGACGGGCATCGTTTTTGCGACCTTGTTCCTCATCATAGGAATTGTGCTGGCTACTGCGGCCCACGGAAACTCTCCCACCAGCATGTTCTGGATGATGATCATAGGCCGTGGAGTTGCGGGTTTTGGTGCTGGAG GAGAATATCCAACTTGTGGTACTGGCAGTGCTGAAGCCTCAGATGAAACTGCCTTTGTAAGACGCCGTCGCGGCATGCTTGTTGCTGTAGCTACAGATTTCGCTATCGATCTCGGCTTCGTTATGGCCGGCGTCATTGTACTCATTGTTCTAGCTGCATATCATCAACATATTAACGATGGCGTATGGCGCGTCTCATTCGGCCTTGGCTTCGTCCTCCCAGTGGGACTTTTGTTCTTCCGTCTTCGCTTGATCAATTCAACTCAGTACCGAAAACACGCTATAAAGTCGGACATTCCGTACTGGTTGGTGATCAAGCGCTATTGGAAACCCATGCTTGGAACTTCGCTGGCGTGGTTCATGTATGACTTTGTT ACTTATCCTTTTGGTATCTTTGGTTCAACCATCATTGGGACGTTGAACCCCAACAACACTCTTGTCCAAAACATTGGCTTCGGCACTGTTCTCAACTGCTTTTACCTTCCCGGAACCCTCATCGGTGGTCTTCTCATGGATAAGATTGGCCGCAAGCAGACCATGGCACTGGGATTCTTCTTGTGGTCTATCCTGGCATTCATCATTGGAGGCGCTCTCAATCCCATCACCAGCGTTTTCCCGCTCTTTGTTGTCCTGTATGGCATTTTCAACACTTTGGGAGAAATGGGTCCTGGC GTTGGTACCTTTCTTTGTGGTGCTGAATCGTTTCCTACTCCGGTGCGAGGCCATTTCTTAGGctttgccgctgccgttggtaaagctggagctgccatAGGCACACAAGTTTTCACCCCCATCCAAAACTCTTTCTCCGATCCCCAAAAGGGCGTTCAGGGTGTCTTTCTTATCGGAGCTGCCTTTGCCATGGTTGGCTGTCTTCTTACATGGTTCCTGGTTCCTGATAAGGAGAAGGACCTTGAGAGCGAAGACGCGCGATTCCGTGCCTATCTCGAGGAAAACGGCTACGAAGGTACTTTTGGGGAGTCGATTGACGCTGAGATCAAAAGCTCAACTTTTCACATATAA